In the Sarcophilus harrisii chromosome 1, mSarHar1.11, whole genome shotgun sequence genome, one interval contains:
- the LOC100915400 gene encoding zinc finger protein 883 — MAPVFLADGASRGSVTFGDVAVDFSREEWGHLDPAQKELYREVMLENYRNLVGLGLAVSKPRVIEQLERGEAPWTSWGGVPSSCGPDWETRFESMASSLKLDLSRENSFQERVRRDGAAAFRLRKAFSFDARSEKQHNNEESLQQTEFIQNKLPHEVQRHECNKYGKNFSLGPVIFPQQSISIGSSLHQCEMNQKSFSLYSDIRNYNQICVRQVFSKYNEFQNSFSYNSNLTENCVMNSTGKPHEFNECSTLFLSSQLTQFQRIHSGWEPYESNECGTAFSKSSELFEHQSVQTGEQPFRVTEYEKVLLPNTNHTEHQLVQAGEISCKCKQCSKAFFLNSQLGVHQRTHTGEKRYKCNECGKVFRQKAKLNIHIRIHTGEKPFECNECGKAFRESSDLTLHQRIHTGEKPYKCSECGRAFRRSKNLTLHWRIHTGERPFECGECGKAFRQSSDLSQHQRIHTGEKPYECKECGNVFRQSSHLILHQRIHTGEKPYECSECGKAFRLGSQRNVHQRIHTGEKPYECNECGKAFRKSSYLTQHQRIHTGEKPYKCNECGKSFNRRRNLTFHQRIHTGEKPYECNECGKTFSSNRNLTLHQKIHTGRTT; from the exons ATGGCCCCCGTGTTCCTGGCGGACGGCGCCTCCCGG GGCTCTGTGACCTTTGGGGACGTGGCCGTGGACTTCTCCCGGGAGGAATGGGGGCACCTGGACCCCGCCCAGAAGGAGCTGTACCGGGAGGTGATGCTGGAGAACTACCGGAACCTGGTGGGCCTGG GACTCGCAGTTTCCAAACCCCGTGTGATTGAGCAGTTGGAGCGAGGGGAAGCGCCTTGGACGTCATGGGGAGGGGTCCCAAGCAGCTGCGGTCCAG attgGGAGACTAGATTTGAAAGCATGGCTTCATCTTTAAAGTTGGATCTCTCCAGGGAAAATTCCTTCCAGGAAAGAGTCAGGAGGGATGGGGCTGCTGCTTTCAGATTGAGAAAAGCCTTCAGTTTTGATGCCAGGTCAGAAAAGCAACACAACAATGAAGAGTCTCTTCAGCAAACAGAATTCATCCAGAACAAACTTCCCCACGAAGTACAAAGGCATGAATGTAATAAATATGGCAAAAACTTCAGTCTAGGACCAGTTATTTTTCCACAACAGAGCATAAGTATAGGAAGCAGTCTACATCAATGTGAAATGAATCAAAAGAGCTTTAGCCTGTATTCAGACATTAGGAATTATAACCAAATCTGTGTTAGACAAGTATTTTCTAAGTATAATGAGTTTCAGAATTCCTTTAGTTACAATTCAAACCTTACTGAGAATTGTGTGATGAATTCTACAGGGAAACCTCATGAATTTAATGAATGTAGCACTTTATTCCTGAGCTCACAGCTTAcacaatttcaaagaattcattCTGGATGGGAACCTTATGAATCTAATGAATGTGGGACTGCCTTCAGCAAGAGCTCAGAGCTTTTTGAGCATCAATCAGTTCAAACTGGAGAGCAGCCCTTCAGAGTTACTGAATATGAGAAAGTCCTCTTGCCAAATACAAATCATACTGAACATCAGTTAGTTCAAGCTGGAGAGATATCTTGCAAATGTAAACAGTGTAGCAAAGCATTTTTCCTGAACTCCCAACTTGGCGTACATCAGAGGACGCACACTGGAGAGAAACGTTATAAGTGTAATGAATGCGGGAAAGTCTTCCGCCAGAAAGCAAAACTTAACATACATAtaagaattcacactggagaaaaaccttttgaatgcaatgaatgtggaaaggccttcCGGGAGAGCTCAGATCTTACTCTGcaccagagaatccacactggggagaaaccttataaatgtagtgaatgtgggaGGGCCTTCAGGAGGAGCAAAAACCTGACTCTGCATtggagaattcacactggagagagaCCTTTTGAATGcggtgaatgtggaaaagctttccgCCAGAGCTCAGATCTCTCCCAAcaccagagaatccacactggggagaaaccttacGAATGTAAGGAGTGTGGAAATGTCTTCCGCCAGAGCTCACACCTTATTCTGcaccagagaatccacactggagagaaaccctatgagTGTAGTGAGTGTGGGAAGGCCTTCCGCCTGGGCTCACAGCGTAACGTCcaccagagaatccacactggagagaagccctatgagtgcaatgaatgtgggaaggccttccgCAAGAGTTCATACCTTACTCAACACCAGAGGattcacactggagaaaagcCTTACAAATGCAATGAATGTGGGAAGTCCTTCAATCGGCGTAGAAACCTCACTTTCCaccagagaattcacacaggcgagaaaccatatgaatgtaatgaatgtggaaagaccTTTAGCTCAAACAGAAATCTTACTCTccatcagaaaattcatactgggAGGACAACGTAA